The genomic segment GGGCAGAAATGTAAAATTTACTACAAACCGTTTTACCGCCGAGAAGATTTTGACGATGAGCGGTATATGCCGGTATTTTCGCCCACAGCCTATCCGGGGCAAACTGTTTCGATGATGGTATATGCCGACCGCTACACCGGCGAGAGCATTATTCTAAACCCTTATGTGCGCAATACCTCCACCAAGCAGGATGTTTTGTTGGGCGGTATGGTCATCAAAGAAGAAGGATGGCAGAAAATCTCATTTACCATCCCACAGCTTGACGGCGCAATGGTGGATGAAATCGGGCTGTTGTTTGAAGCAAATTCCCCTGCAAAAAACAAAGATTTTGGTTGTTTGTACATAGACGATTTTACCATTACAGGTAAAGCAAGCTATACCATAGACATCTCCAAGCAGAAAAAAGAGTTTGCATCCATCACTCCTTTTTCGCACAATCATGGCGCATGGGAGATTGAAAACGGTATGATAAATGCAATGTGCCTTGAGCACGCCGAGGCAATGACAGGCAGCTATTATATGCGAGATATACGCATTACAGGAAAGATCACCCCGTATACAGGAGAAAGCCATCTCGTATCGGCACGAGTACAGGGTGCATTGCGCGGCTATTACGGCGGCTTTACCGAAAACGGTGTGGCAATTTACTGTAACAACAGCGGTATGAAGCAGCTTGCATCATGCCCGTTTGCGTGGCAATACAACAAAGAATATACAGTGGAACTGCTTGTAATCGGCTCACACATAACACTGTCTGTAGACGGTAAACAGCTGTTGCAGGTAGAAGATTCCACCCACACCTACGGTATGGCAGGCTATGCGATGTATAGCCTCGGCAGAAGCGGTTTCGGCAATCTTACTATCGAAGAACTTTAACCTTGTACAAAAAAGGAGAAGATACATGATTACAACAGAACAGCTTAGAGCAGATAAAAGCCTGGCAAGAAATAAGGCAGTCGGCTGTATATGCGGGCTTGCGATTGGCGATTCCTTTGGCGATGCCTCCAGAATGCAGGATAACCGCGTGAATTACGGCATTACTACCGACTTTAACAGCGGCGCTTCTTGGAGTACCGACGATACCGAGTTTGCACTGCTTACAGCCAAAACCTTGATAGGTTGTAAGGGCAAGTTAACCACCGACGAAGTGGTGAAAGCATGGTTTGAGGATGTTGTGGTACAGGATGAATTCAAAAGAGGCGGAGCGAGCGAAATCGCCGCCGCCAACAATTTGCGTAAAGGGCTGCGCCCACCCCAATCGGGCAAATTCAATACATACCATTTAAGCGACGGCACGGCAATGCGCATTCCTCCTGTCGGCGTTATCTGCGCGGGCGACCCCGAGCGTGCAGCTGCTATGGCAGAAATTGATGCCTCCATCAGCCATTATGCAGACGGCATTTGGGGCGCACAGGCGGTTGCGGCGGCTGTTGCGGTTGCTATGGTGGACGGTACCATGGACGAAATTATCGCCGCAGCGATGAAGCCCATTCCCACCGATTCGTGGCTGTATTACAGCATGAACCGTGCCTTTGAAATTATAGAAAAAGCCAACGGCTCTATTATTGATGCATGGATGCCGCTGCACGACGAATTGCGTGCAAGCACGTGGGCAACTACGGCTGAGGCAATTCCGTCTGCATTTGCAGCACTGAAAATGGCACACAAAGATTTTAAAACAGGCGTTA from the Hydrogenoanaerobacterium saccharovorans genome contains:
- a CDS encoding ADP-ribosylglycohydrolase family protein, which codes for MITTEQLRADKSLARNKAVGCICGLAIGDSFGDASRMQDNRVNYGITTDFNSGASWSTDDTEFALLTAKTLIGCKGKLTTDEVVKAWFEDVVVQDEFKRGGASEIAAANNLRKGLRPPQSGKFNTYHLSDGTAMRIPPVGVICAGDPERAAAMAEIDASISHYADGIWGAQAVAAAVAVAMVDGTMDEIIAAAMKPIPTDSWLYYSMNRAFEIIEKANGSIIDAWMPLHDELRASTWATTAEAIPSAFAALKMAHKDFKTGVIVAGNFARDADTIGAVAGAILGAKYGVDAIPAHWVEKTRYPSGTCLNFTKGIDLIKIGEQLADLI